Proteins co-encoded in one Kutzneria chonburiensis genomic window:
- a CDS encoding hemerythrin domain-containing protein codes for MSNEPLADVRDMYMAHTMFRREIGNAPALVRGVAPGDVDRAVIVADHLAIVDNSLHHHHTAEDRHLWPRLAERAGAEAEPVVQVMEAQHGAIDKLLDELRTGLADWRGTADPVLGASLADTAAELHERLVEHLATEEDRALPLIERHITAAEWAGMIADGAGDVDPSQIPLIFGMMAHDADPDTVRDIIAQMPPEVSGVLGDLAAQAYADHVRKVYGVSA; via the coding sequence GTGAGCAACGAACCTCTTGCCGATGTGCGCGACATGTACATGGCGCACACCATGTTCCGCCGCGAGATCGGCAACGCCCCCGCGCTGGTCCGTGGCGTCGCGCCGGGCGACGTCGACCGCGCGGTGATCGTCGCCGACCATCTCGCGATCGTCGACAACAGCCTGCATCACCACCACACCGCCGAGGACCGGCACCTGTGGCCGCGGCTGGCCGAGCGCGCCGGCGCCGAGGCCGAGCCCGTGGTGCAGGTGATGGAGGCGCAGCACGGCGCGATCGACAAGCTGCTGGACGAGCTCCGCACCGGGCTGGCCGACTGGCGCGGCACCGCCGACCCGGTGCTCGGCGCGTCGCTCGCCGACACCGCGGCCGAGCTGCACGAACGGCTCGTCGAGCACCTCGCCACCGAGGAAGACCGGGCGCTGCCGCTGATCGAGCGGCACATCACCGCGGCCGAGTGGGCCGGGATGATCGCCGACGGGGCCGGAGACGTCGATCCTTCGCAGATCCCGTTGATCTTCGGCATGATGGCCCACGACGCCGACCCGGACACCGTGCGGGACATCATCGCCCAGATGCCGCCCGAGGTCAGCGGCGTGCTCGGCGACCTGGCCGCGCAGGCCTACGCCGACCACGTGCGCAAGGTCTACGGGGTGAGCGCATGA
- a CDS encoding AraC family transcriptional regulator — translation MQLRTSTIDTIPQDDVTVSTYRFTELGPVGIGEVAFTGELRLECDDVGTGFYAHLPLAGRYRSWHRGLDMIGDRSATPLQRPGAPFAGHWTAGYRALCVRMEPAVVEDAWTRMGGSNRPVYSPILNTADGYGRAWAELLFSITRQLAAPGNLLAQPLVAAPLADSLVTAFVLATTPEMPAAPSRPVSVRAAIDVIESDPSSPLTLSLLASHCGVSPRALQKAFQQHVGMSPMEYVRDVRLRRAHEELRAADPFADSVAAVARRWGFAHLGRFAAAHEARFGQKPLRTLRG, via the coding sequence ATGCAGCTGCGCACGTCGACAATCGACACCATTCCGCAGGACGACGTCACGGTGTCCACCTATCGGTTCACCGAACTAGGCCCGGTCGGTATCGGCGAGGTCGCGTTCACCGGCGAGCTCCGGCTGGAATGCGACGACGTCGGCACCGGCTTCTACGCCCATCTGCCGCTCGCCGGCCGCTACCGGTCGTGGCACCGCGGCCTGGACATGATCGGCGACCGCAGCGCCACGCCGCTGCAACGGCCCGGCGCGCCGTTCGCCGGGCACTGGACGGCCGGCTACCGCGCGCTGTGCGTGCGCATGGAACCGGCGGTCGTCGAGGACGCGTGGACCCGCATGGGCGGCTCGAATCGGCCGGTGTACAGCCCGATCCTGAACACCGCCGACGGCTACGGCCGCGCCTGGGCCGAGCTGCTGTTCTCGATCACCCGCCAGCTCGCCGCGCCGGGAAACCTGCTGGCCCAGCCGCTCGTCGCGGCGCCGCTGGCCGACAGCCTGGTCACCGCTTTCGTGCTCGCGACGACCCCTGAGATGCCCGCCGCGCCGTCGCGGCCGGTGTCGGTGCGGGCCGCCATCGACGTGATCGAGTCCGACCCCAGCTCGCCGCTGACCCTGTCGCTGCTGGCAAGCCACTGCGGCGTCAGCCCGCGCGCCCTGCAGAAGGCATTCCAGCAGCACGTCGGCATGTCGCCGATGGAGTACGTCCGCGACGTCCGGCTGCGCCGCGCGCACGAGGAGCTGCGCGCCGCCGATCCGTTCGCCGACTCGGTGGCCGCGGTGGCCCGCCGCTGGGGCTTCGCCCATCTCGGCCGATTCGCCGCCGCGCACGAGGCCCGATTCGGCCAGAAGCCGCTGCGGACGCTTCGCGGCTAA
- a CDS encoding SAM-dependent methyltransferase codes for MTQQADWDIVTDVGITALAVAAARAIDSHRPRPLVSDPYAELFVAAARPEPAMPVRPADATVPWQDMADYLGVRSRFFDEYFTAEKTGQAVLLAAGLDVRGYRLDWPADAVVYELDVPKVLQFKQNVLTDQSISARADIRPVDVDLRDDWPEALARAGFDRTAPSSWLAEGLLPFLPNDAVERLFTLVDELAAPGSRFAIEHVDIDVRELENLQPMASMAEDFGFDILEMWPSKTFAPVAWLADHGWRVTSTPIVAVAEGYGRPLRDEAAGLRHTVLINAVKS; via the coding sequence ATGACGCAGCAGGCCGATTGGGACATCGTCACGGATGTCGGCATCACCGCGCTGGCCGTGGCCGCCGCGCGGGCGATCGACAGCCATCGTCCGCGACCGTTGGTGTCGGATCCGTACGCCGAGCTGTTCGTCGCCGCGGCGCGACCGGAGCCGGCGATGCCGGTGCGGCCGGCCGACGCGACCGTGCCGTGGCAGGACATGGCCGACTATCTGGGCGTGCGGTCCCGGTTCTTCGACGAGTACTTCACCGCCGAGAAGACCGGCCAGGCCGTGCTGCTGGCCGCCGGCCTGGACGTGCGCGGCTACCGCCTGGACTGGCCGGCCGACGCCGTCGTGTACGAGCTGGACGTGCCGAAGGTGTTGCAGTTCAAGCAGAACGTGCTGACCGACCAGAGCATCTCGGCGCGGGCCGACATCCGGCCCGTGGACGTCGACCTGCGCGATGACTGGCCGGAAGCGTTGGCACGGGCCGGTTTCGACCGCACGGCACCGAGTTCGTGGCTGGCCGAGGGGTTGCTGCCGTTCCTGCCCAACGACGCCGTCGAACGGCTGTTCACGCTGGTCGACGAGCTGGCCGCGCCGGGCAGCCGGTTCGCCATCGAGCACGTCGACATCGACGTCCGGGAGCTGGAGAACCTCCAGCCCATGGCCAGCATGGCCGAGGACTTCGGTTTCGACATCCTCGAGATGTGGCCCAGCAAGACGTTCGCCCCGGTGGCGTGGCTGGCCGACCACGGCTGGCGGGTCACCAGCACGCCCATCGTCGCCGTGGCCGAGGGCTACGGCCGGCCGCTGCGGGACGAAGCGGCCGGCCTGCGACACACCGTGCTCATCAACGCCGTGAAGAGCTAG
- a CDS encoding MarR family winged helix-turn-helix transcriptional regulator, producing MEPYDDREARWLSSDELAAWRAVTLLVARLPAALDQQLQRDSYLSVVEYHVLVGLAEAPDRRIRMSVLAALAGLELSRLSHLVKRLERRGLVYREPDPANGRYTLAVLTDEGARCLAAAAPGHVAEVRRLVVDVLAPEDLTAFGAIATTLNERLDECGEDQP from the coding sequence GTGGAGCCGTACGACGACCGCGAGGCGCGATGGTTGAGCAGCGACGAGCTGGCGGCCTGGCGGGCGGTCACGCTGCTCGTCGCCCGGTTGCCGGCGGCGCTCGACCAGCAGTTGCAGCGCGATTCGTACCTCAGCGTGGTGGAGTACCACGTCCTCGTCGGCCTAGCCGAAGCGCCGGACCGCCGGATCCGGATGTCGGTGCTGGCCGCACTGGCCGGTTTGGAGCTGTCGCGGCTGTCGCATCTGGTGAAGCGCCTGGAACGCCGTGGACTGGTGTATCGCGAGCCCGATCCGGCCAACGGGCGCTACACGCTCGCCGTCCTCACCGACGAGGGGGCAAGGTGCCTGGCCGCCGCGGCTCCCGGCCATGTGGCCGAGGTGCGCCGCCTGGTCGTCGACGTGCTCGCCCCGGAGGATCTGACCGCTTTCGGCGCCATCGCGACGACGCTCAACGAGCGGCTGGACGAGTGCGGTGAGGACCAGCCGTGA
- a CDS encoding YceI family protein, with amino-acid sequence MTIKPPSKGVYRIDTLDSRITFRAKHQFGTGTVRGSFGLTGGEIAVTVPPEESTVHAAASTLSFASGNTARDRKVKSTTFLDAEAYPEISFTSTSIEQVDGIWQLRGVLTARGAAAPAEFSLESLQVDAADIRIAATGKIDRYAHGITAMKGMAGRYLWLTVTVRATRQQVGPS; translated from the coding sequence ATGACCATCAAACCGCCCAGCAAAGGTGTCTACCGCATCGACACGCTCGACTCGAGAATCACCTTCCGGGCGAAGCACCAGTTCGGCACCGGCACCGTGCGTGGCAGTTTCGGGCTGACCGGGGGCGAGATCGCCGTGACCGTTCCGCCCGAGGAATCGACCGTGCACGCCGCGGCGAGCACGCTCAGCTTCGCGTCCGGCAACACCGCACGTGACCGGAAGGTGAAATCCACGACGTTCCTCGACGCCGAGGCATATCCGGAGATCTCGTTCACGTCGACATCCATCGAGCAGGTCGACGGCATCTGGCAGCTGCGGGGAGTCCTCACGGCCCGTGGCGCGGCGGCTCCCGCCGAATTCAGCCTCGAATCCCTCCAGGTCGATGCCGCGGACATCCGCATAGCGGCAACCGGGAAGATCGACCGCTACGCGCACGGCATCACCGCAATGAAAGGCATGGCCGGCCGTTACCTCTGGCTGACCGTCACCGTCCGCGCCACCCGGCAGCAGGTCGGACCGTCATGA
- a CDS encoding glycoside hydrolase family 88/105 protein, whose product MSISRRDFGRLAVLTGGALAVTAGTAQAAPAATDWSKAVVDSTIARNPDPKSLGGWGYTQGLFLYGTYLVYQRLRTPSYLAYIKRWVDYSVDSKGHINDAFNSLDSMQAGNLLLILHRETGDARYRTAAQQIRNRFPGYPRTSDGAMWHSTSFTQQLWCDGLYMAQPFLANYGKQYNDGTYCFQEATHNLTTYFGHLTSSTGLLFHAYSADGKASWANKTTHTSPYYWARAVGWVALAHFDVLDALPAGDSRRAPLVKNVQQLVNAFVKYQDPATGRWFQVVDKGSDSQNWTETSASCMYTYAISRAVRAGYVPSSLSSAAQKGYQGVLQKVTLGSDGRTNIADICPGTAVTGSLSGYYSRPRTVNDQHGLGTFLLMNEELAKPL is encoded by the coding sequence ATGTCGATCTCACGGCGGGACTTCGGCCGCCTGGCGGTGTTGACGGGAGGTGCGCTGGCCGTCACCGCGGGCACCGCACAGGCGGCGCCGGCCGCGACGGACTGGTCCAAGGCGGTGGTCGACTCGACCATCGCCCGCAACCCCGACCCCAAGTCGCTGGGCGGCTGGGGCTACACGCAGGGCCTGTTCCTGTACGGCACCTACCTCGTCTACCAGCGCCTGCGCACGCCGTCCTACCTGGCGTACATCAAGCGCTGGGTGGACTACTCCGTCGACAGCAAGGGCCACATCAACGACGCCTTCAACAGCCTGGACTCGATGCAGGCCGGCAACCTCTTGCTGATCCTGCACCGGGAGACCGGCGACGCGCGCTACCGCACGGCGGCGCAGCAGATCCGCAACCGGTTCCCGGGCTATCCGCGGACCAGCGACGGGGCGATGTGGCACTCCACGTCGTTCACACAGCAGCTCTGGTGCGACGGCCTGTACATGGCCCAGCCGTTCCTGGCCAACTACGGCAAGCAGTACAACGACGGGACGTACTGCTTCCAGGAGGCGACCCACAACCTCACCACGTACTTCGGCCATCTCACGTCGTCGACCGGCTTGCTGTTCCACGCCTATTCGGCCGACGGCAAGGCGTCGTGGGCCAACAAGACCACCCACACCTCGCCGTATTACTGGGCACGGGCGGTCGGTTGGGTGGCGTTGGCCCACTTCGACGTGCTCGACGCCCTGCCGGCCGGCGACTCGCGGCGGGCGCCGCTGGTCAAGAACGTGCAGCAGCTGGTGAACGCCTTCGTGAAGTACCAGGATCCGGCCACCGGGCGGTGGTTCCAGGTGGTGGACAAGGGCTCCGACTCGCAGAACTGGACCGAGACCTCGGCTTCCTGCATGTACACCTACGCGATCTCCCGCGCGGTGCGGGCAGGCTACGTGCCGTCGAGCCTGTCGTCGGCGGCGCAGAAGGGGTACCAGGGCGTGTTGCAGAAGGTGACCCTGGGCTCCGACGGCCGTACCAACATCGCCGACATCTGCCCCGGCACGGCCGTCACCGGCTCGCTGTCCGGCTACTACAGCCGGCCGCGCACGGTGAACGACCAGCACGGCCTTGGCACGTTTCTGCTGATGAACGAGGAGCTCGCCAAGCCGCTCTGA
- a CDS encoding MBL fold metallo-hydrolase — protein sequence MEPGAFEVAPGVHRIPLPLPNDGLRAVNVYAIADGDELVLVDSGWALDEARDRLEQALGSIGHGFESVSRFLVTHAHRDHYTLGITLRRTFGSRVSLGIGEQPTLDAVINGQVEGQLADLVRWGAKDMADRMREGMKKRGGPQPDGYELPDEWIRGTADIKLGSRTLRALPTPGHTAGHVVFLDVESSLLFAGDHILPHITPSIGFELVRQELPLGDYMDSLRLVREHPDMRLLPAHGPVAESTHKRVDELLDHHRKRLDETELALGQDEATAAEVAGRMGWTRHNRKVSEMDFFNRMLAIGETSAHLDVLVRDGRLRASTVDGVTRYLA from the coding sequence ATGGAGCCGGGGGCGTTCGAGGTGGCGCCGGGAGTGCACCGGATCCCGCTGCCGCTGCCCAACGACGGCCTGCGGGCGGTCAACGTCTACGCGATCGCGGACGGGGACGAGCTGGTGCTCGTCGACTCCGGCTGGGCGCTCGACGAGGCCCGAGATCGCCTTGAGCAAGCGCTGGGCAGCATCGGGCACGGGTTCGAGAGCGTCAGCCGGTTCCTGGTCACGCACGCGCACCGCGACCACTACACCCTGGGCATCACGCTGCGGCGGACGTTCGGCTCGCGGGTGAGCCTGGGCATCGGGGAGCAGCCGACCCTGGACGCCGTGATCAACGGCCAGGTCGAGGGCCAGCTGGCCGACCTGGTGCGTTGGGGCGCCAAGGACATGGCCGACCGGATGCGCGAGGGCATGAAGAAGCGCGGCGGCCCGCAGCCCGACGGCTACGAGCTGCCGGACGAGTGGATCCGGGGCACCGCGGACATCAAGCTGGGCAGCCGCACGCTGCGGGCGCTGCCGACGCCGGGGCACACCGCCGGTCACGTGGTGTTCCTGGACGTGGAGTCGTCGCTGCTGTTCGCGGGCGACCACATCCTGCCGCACATCACGCCGTCCATCGGCTTCGAGCTGGTCCGCCAGGAACTGCCGCTCGGCGACTACATGGATTCGCTGCGGCTGGTCCGTGAGCACCCGGACATGCGGCTGTTGCCGGCGCACGGCCCGGTCGCCGAGTCGACCCACAAGCGCGTGGACGAGCTGCTCGACCACCACCGCAAGCGCCTGGACGAGACCGAGCTGGCGCTCGGCCAGGACGAGGCGACGGCGGCCGAGGTGGCGGGCCGGATGGGCTGGACCCGCCACAACCGCAAGGTGTCCGAGATGGACTTCTTCAACAGGATGCTGGCCATCGGCGAGACCTCCGCCCACCTGGACGTGCTGGTCCGGGACGGACGGCTGCGTGCGTCCACAGTGGACGGAGTGACCCGCTACCTGGCCTAG